The Thermodesulfovibrionales bacterium genomic interval CCGGCACAAACGGCAAGGGCTCCACATCGGCCATGCTCGCTTCGATGCTCGGGGCAGCTCGTTTCAGGGTGGGGCTCTTCACTTCCCCCCATCTCATCAGCTTCACTGAAAGGATAAAGGTAAACGGCGTCGAGATACGAGAGGAGGAGGTAGTCGAGCTGACGGGGGAGATAAAAGACGTTATAGAGCGGCGCCGAAAGGAGGACGCCTCTCAGCAGACTTTCTTGCCGACCTTCTTTGAATTCGTCACCGCCATGGCCTTTCTCTTCTTCAAGAGGAAGGGGATTGAGTGGGCCGTGGTAGAAACCGGAATGGGCGGGAGGCTCGATGCGACGAACCTTCTTCTCCCCCGCGTCTCGGTGATAACGAAGATCAGCCTCGATCACCGTGAATTCCTCGGGTCAACGCTGAAAGATATCGCAGCGGAAAAGGCTGGGATCATAAAGAGGGGGATACCTGTCGTCTCTTCCATGCAGGACGGAGTGGCGATCGAGACGGTGAGGCAGAAGGCGTTGGAGAAGGAAGCTCCTCTCTTTCTTTACGGCAGGGACTTTACGGCAAGGCTGAGGAACAGCGACCTGCACGGAATCTCCTTCGGCTATAAAGGAAATCATTCTTTTTCCGACCTCTTTGTTCCTCTCTGCGGCATGCACCAGGTCGAGAATGCGTCTGTCGCTGTGAGGGCCTTTGAGCTGGTCGAGATCGGAGATTCCCTGCCGGCCGCAGTCAAGAGGGGACTCGCCGGTACGGTCTGGCCTGGCAGGCTGGAACTGCTCGAGATGGGGCGGGACTCCGCTGACATATTGATTGATGGCGCCCACAACCCCTCCGCGTCACAGGCGCTCGCAGACTCCCTTCGGAGATACTACCGTTTCTCGTACGGCAAGATAGTCCTCATCCTCGGTATCATGTCTGATAAGGATACAGAAGGGATCATGAAGCCCCTTTTGCCGATCGCGTCGGAGATCATCTTTACTGCGCCGGGGTATGAAAGGGCCGCAGCCCCGGATAAACTTTCAGAAGAGGCGTCGGCCCTCGGCTTTTCCGGAGCGAGGATCGCCCCTACGATGAAGGAGGCGATTGATTTAGCGAAGCGACTCGGTTCCAGTGAATCCTCTGAAAGGTCCCTCATCGTCATTACCGGTTCGTTCTATACGATAGGTGAGGCAAAGATAGTTCTCGGGCAAGAAGGCATCCTGACGAGGCTGAGGGAATGAGGGATCTCACTTCCCTATCCTCGCCTGCAAACCACAAGCACATGAGGGTTTTGATCCTTCTTCTCTCTATCCTATTCTGTCTGCTCTGTTCAGTCCTCTATGCCCCTCATCCCTGTTTTGCCGAGGAAAAGACGACGATACAGGCGGATGCCCTTGAGTATGCGGAAAAGACATTTACCTACACCGCAAAGGGCCATGTCAAGATCGAGAAGGGCGCGGCCCGGGTCGAAGCAGATGAGATGACATACAATGAGCAGACCTCGGAAGTTGTTGCCGAAGGGAGTGTGACTTACGAGGATCCGGCGGTCGTCATCAAGGCAAAGCGGGCCGAGTTGAACCTCGAATTTGAAACAGGAGTGCTCTATGACGGGGAGATCTTCTCGAAAAAGGATAACTACCACATAACGGGGGTTGAGATCGAAAAGGTCGGGGTGGATCAGTATACCCTTAGGAATGCCTCGTGGACGACCTGTGACGCT includes:
- a CDS encoding folylpolyglutamate synthase/dihydrofolate synthase family protein — its product is MNYDDAIAYLYALQKHGIKLGLENTARLLSLLGNPQNSFQSIHVAGTNGKGSTSAMLASMLGAARFRVGLFTSPHLISFTERIKVNGVEIREEEVVELTGEIKDVIERRRKEDASQQTFLPTFFEFVTAMAFLFFKRKGIEWAVVETGMGGRLDATNLLLPRVSVITKISLDHREFLGSTLKDIAAEKAGIIKRGIPVVSSMQDGVAIETVRQKALEKEAPLFLYGRDFTARLRNSDLHGISFGYKGNHSFSDLFVPLCGMHQVENASVAVRAFELVEIGDSLPAAVKRGLAGTVWPGRLELLEMGRDSADILIDGAHNPSASQALADSLRRYYRFSYGKIVLILGIMSDKDTEGIMKPLLPIASEIIFTAPGYERAAAPDKLSEEASALGFSGARIAPTMKEAIDLAKRLGSSESSERSLIVITGSFYTIGEAKIVLGQEGILTRLRE
- a CDS encoding LptA/OstA family protein, producing MRDLTSLSSPANHKHMRVLILLLSILFCLLCSVLYAPHPCFAEEKTTIQADALEYAEKTFTYTAKGHVKIEKGAARVEADEMTYNEQTSEVVAEGSVTYEDPAVVIKAKRAELNLEFETGVLYDGEIFSKKDNYHITGVEIEKVGVDQYTLRNASWTTCDAPVPAWCFRGKDVDLTVGEEITAKDVTFKIRDLPVLYTPYIAAPVARERKSGLLIPAVGLVSSKGLHYEQPYYIVLSENSDATLILDAYTKTGIGEG